The following are encoded in a window of Candidatus Fluviicola riflensis genomic DNA:
- the lipA gene encoding lipoyl synthase produces the protein MSEEVITSDNNIRIKKPKWLRVKLPTGENYRKVRSLVDEHKLHTICESGSCPNMGECWGEGTATFMILGNICTRSCGFCAVQTGRPDEVDTFEPGRVANSVKIMGVKHAVITSVDRDDLKDGGSEIWSQTVRAIRHQSPGTTLETLIPDFAGKWENLQAIIDVAPEIVSHNLETVRRLTKQVRIQAKYDRSLEVLFRLKKGGMRTKSGVMLGLGETDEEVIETMHDLRAVGVDILTLGQYLQPTPKHLPIAEFVTPERFDKYRELGIEMGFRYVESGPLVRSSYHAEKHIFDL, from the coding sequence ATGTCAGAAGAAGTAATCACAAGCGACAACAACATCCGCATCAAAAAGCCGAAGTGGCTTCGTGTAAAATTGCCTACGGGCGAGAATTACCGCAAAGTCCGTTCGTTGGTGGATGAGCATAAATTACATACTATTTGCGAAAGTGGCAGCTGCCCGAATATGGGCGAATGCTGGGGCGAAGGAACGGCTACATTCATGATTCTGGGAAATATCTGTACGCGTTCGTGCGGATTTTGTGCCGTGCAAACCGGCCGTCCTGATGAAGTGGATACGTTTGAACCGGGACGTGTGGCCAACAGCGTGAAGATCATGGGCGTAAAACACGCGGTGATCACTTCCGTCGACCGAGACGATCTGAAAGACGGCGGTTCCGAAATCTGGTCGCAAACGGTACGCGCCATTCGTCATCAATCACCGGGAACCACGCTGGAAACCCTGATTCCTGATTTTGCCGGAAAGTGGGAGAACCTGCAAGCCATTATCGATGTGGCACCGGAAATCGTTTCACACAACCTGGAAACTGTTCGCCGTTTGACCAAACAAGTCCGCATTCAGGCCAAATACGACCGCAGTTTAGAAGTGTTGTTCCGCCTCAAAAAAGGAGGAATGCGAACCAAATCGGGTGTAATGCTTGGTTTAGGTGAAACCGACGAAGAAGTCATTGAAACCATGCACGATCTACGTGCGGTTGGGGTGGATATTCTGACGTTGGGGCAATACCTGCAACCGACTCCGAAACACTTACCGATAGCTGAATTCGTAACACCGGAACGTTTTGATAAATACCGTGAATTGGGCATCGAAATGGGATTCCGTTACGTGGAAAGCGGCCCGCTGGTAAGGTCGTCTTATCATGCTGAGAAGCATATATTTGATCTTTAA
- the nadE gene encoding NAD(+) synthase, whose protein sequence is MKQTREIVEHISDWLRTYSNQAAAEGFIIGISGGIDSAVTSTLCALTGRKVMVVTMPIRQTKAEHDRATEHIDWLLQKFPNVISQTVELTDVFTQLEKNLGEATKQHHLAMANTRSRLRMTTLYALGQLNRLLVAGTGNKVEDFGVGFFTKYGDGGVDVSPIADLMKTEVFALGEHLGIVHSIQSAKPTDGLWEDGRSDEDQIGATYPELEWAMEYNGNETELGERQREVLAIYRRLNRLNKHKMEPIPVCIIPKELK, encoded by the coding sequence ATGAAGCAAACTCGGGAAATAGTTGAACACATATCGGATTGGTTGCGAACCTACAGCAATCAGGCTGCTGCAGAAGGTTTTATTATTGGCATTTCCGGCGGGATCGATTCAGCTGTAACATCCACATTGTGCGCGCTTACCGGCAGAAAAGTGATGGTGGTGACCATGCCAATCCGCCAGACAAAAGCAGAGCATGACCGCGCAACCGAACACATTGACTGGCTGCTGCAAAAGTTTCCCAATGTCATCTCCCAAACAGTCGAATTAACCGATGTGTTTACGCAATTGGAAAAAAACCTGGGAGAAGCCACGAAGCAACATCATTTGGCTATGGCCAATACGCGTTCCCGGTTAAGAATGACCACCTTATATGCCCTCGGACAGTTAAATAGGTTACTTGTTGCCGGAACTGGTAATAAAGTAGAAGATTTCGGTGTCGGGTTTTTTACCAAATACGGCGATGGTGGTGTGGATGTGAGTCCGATTGCCGATTTGATGAAAACGGAAGTATTTGCGTTAGGCGAACATTTAGGGATCGTTCATTCGATTCAATCGGCCAAACCAACCGATGGTTTGTGGGAAGACGGCCGTTCAGACGAAGATCAGATCGGGGCAACCTACCCTGAACTGGAATGGGCAATGGAATACAACGGTAACGAAACGGAGCTCGGTGAACGCCAGCGCGAAGTGCTTGCAATTTATCGGCGATTAAACCGTTTAAATAAACATAAAATGGAACCGATTCCTGTGTGCATCATTCCGAAAGAATTAAAATGA
- a CDS encoding 23S rRNA (guanosine(2251)-2'-O)-methyltransferase RlmB, with translation MENKKENRGYNRDNKSDRGARDEFKQEGSYRKFGSRDGREKQDPEDLIYGIRAVIEAIKNEVELNRILIQKGMDKELFTELKDTLKGKDFQLQFVPIEKLNKITASNHQGVIAYTSPVVYQNIEELTDKWLSEGKEPCVLVLDRITDVRNFGGIARTAACMGVDAILIPSKGSATVTADAVKTSAGALHSIPVCKTDLLKDSLFYLQQSGFQLVSCTEKSKVSVENYSFFGPTAILLGSEENGISHDLLKMSDVRLSVPMAGDISSLNVGVATGMILYERLRQLKNA, from the coding sequence ATGGAGAATAAGAAAGAAAATCGCGGGTATAATCGCGACAACAAAAGCGATCGCGGAGCGCGTGACGAGTTTAAACAAGAAGGTAGTTACCGCAAATTCGGTTCACGTGACGGAAGAGAAAAACAAGATCCGGAAGATTTAATCTACGGAATCCGTGCAGTGATCGAAGCGATCAAAAACGAGGTGGAACTAAACCGTATCCTTATTCAAAAAGGAATGGACAAGGAGTTATTCACCGAGTTGAAAGACACGTTAAAAGGAAAAGATTTTCAGTTGCAGTTTGTGCCTATTGAAAAACTGAATAAAATTACGGCATCCAATCACCAGGGCGTTATTGCATATACGTCTCCGGTGGTTTACCAAAACATCGAAGAATTGACTGATAAATGGTTATCAGAAGGAAAAGAACCATGTGTTTTGGTTTTGGACCGCATTACAGACGTTCGTAATTTCGGCGGAATTGCCCGGACTGCAGCCTGTATGGGTGTTGATGCGATTTTGATTCCTTCGAAAGGAAGCGCTACCGTTACCGCTGACGCTGTGAAGACATCTGCAGGAGCGTTGCATTCCATTCCTGTTTGTAAAACCGACTTATTGAAAGACAGTTTGTTTTACCTGCAGCAAAGTGGTTTTCAGCTAGTTTCCTGTACCGAAAAATCGAAAGTAAGTGTTGAAAATTATTCGTTTTTTGGGCCTACAGCCATTTTGCTTGGTTCGGAAGAAAACGGAATTTCGCACGATCTACTCAAAATGTCGGACGTGCGCCTGAGCGTACCAATGGCAGGTGATATTTCTTCGCTGAACGTTGGTGTTGCTACAGGAATGATCTTGTACGAGCGCTTGCGACAGTTGAAAAATGCTTGA
- the lpdA gene encoding dihydrolipoyl dehydrogenase, whose protein sequence is MSTFDVTIIGSGPGGYVAAIRCAQLGMKTALIEKYATLGGTCLNVGCIPSKALLDSSEHFHNATHTFATHGIKVENVEADLAQMIARKDDVVAQTCNGVKFLMDKNNITVYQGVGSFVDKTTVSITDTEGNNTTVTTKNVIIATGSKPNFFPGMEPDKDRIITSTEALKMKEIPKKLIVIGGGVIGLELGSVYARLGSEVEVVEFADAIFPTMDRGIGKEFIKILKKEGFKFNLETSVQKVENTGKGVKVTAVNKKQETIVIEGDYCLVAVGRKAYTDGLALDKAGLTANNRGQIEVNDHLQTAVPNIYAIGDVVRGAMLAHKAEEEGVFVAESLAGQKPHINYNLIPGVVYTWPEIASVGKTEEELKAAGVNYKAGQFPMKALGRSRASMDMGGFIKILADTETDEILGVHMVAARAADLIMEAVVAMEYRASAEDLARMCHPHPTYSEAVKEAAMAATDNRAMHI, encoded by the coding sequence ATGAGCACATTCGATGTTACCATTATAGGTTCGGGCCCCGGCGGATATGTTGCTGCAATTCGTTGCGCACAGCTGGGAATGAAAACCGCTTTGATCGAAAAATATGCAACCTTAGGTGGTACCTGCTTAAACGTTGGTTGTATTCCATCGAAAGCATTGCTTGATTCTTCCGAGCATTTCCACAATGCGACGCATACGTTTGCCACCCACGGAATTAAAGTAGAGAACGTCGAAGCGGATCTGGCTCAAATGATTGCGCGTAAAGACGATGTGGTTGCTCAAACCTGCAACGGTGTGAAATTCTTAATGGATAAAAACAACATCACTGTGTACCAGGGCGTGGGTTCGTTTGTAGATAAAACAACTGTTTCCATTACTGATACCGAAGGAAATAACACCACGGTCACGACCAAAAACGTGATCATCGCTACGGGATCGAAACCAAATTTCTTCCCGGGAATGGAACCGGATAAAGACCGGATTATCACATCGACGGAAGCATTGAAAATGAAAGAAATTCCGAAAAAACTCATCGTGATCGGCGGTGGAGTGATCGGATTGGAACTTGGTTCTGTATATGCCCGTTTGGGTTCGGAAGTAGAAGTGGTAGAATTTGCCGATGCTATTTTCCCGACGATGGACCGTGGAATCGGAAAAGAATTTATCAAAATCCTTAAAAAAGAAGGATTTAAATTCAACCTCGAAACCAGCGTTCAAAAAGTAGAAAATACCGGTAAAGGTGTAAAAGTAACTGCGGTTAACAAAAAACAGGAAACCATTGTGATCGAAGGTGATTATTGTCTTGTAGCCGTTGGACGAAAAGCATATACCGATGGTTTAGCACTTGACAAAGCAGGTTTAACAGCCAACAACCGCGGCCAAATCGAAGTGAATGATCATTTACAAACGGCTGTTCCGAATATCTACGCCATCGGCGATGTGGTTCGCGGAGCAATGCTGGCACACAAAGCTGAAGAAGAAGGTGTTTTCGTTGCCGAATCATTGGCCGGTCAGAAACCACATATCAATTACAACCTGATTCCGGGAGTAGTGTATACATGGCCGGAAATTGCCTCAGTAGGTAAAACCGAAGAAGAATTGAAAGCTGCGGGAGTGAATTACAAAGCCGGACAATTCCCGATGAAAGCCCTTGGACGTTCACGCGCAAGTATGGACATGGGAGGCTTTATCAAAATCCTGGCGGACACAGAAACAGATGAAATCCTTGGAGTTCACATGGTTGCTGCCCGCGCTGCCGATTTGATCATGGAAGCCGTTGTAGCCATGGAATATCGTGCTTCGGCAGAAGATTTGGCACGTATGTGTCACCCGCATCCGACGTATTCTGAGGCGGTAAAAGAAGCAGCCATGGCAGCAACGGATAATCGTGCAATGCATATTTAA
- a CDS encoding ferrochelatase, translated as MTSKKTGVLLIQLGTPDSPDRGDVARYLREFLTDPRVIDIPFITRQLLVRGIIVPFRAPKSAKIYKELWALGNGVSPLMTYSEAVKKLVQERFDANEDVTVELAMRYQNPSMDSVLERMRKAHYDQLIIIPLFPQYASASTGSAIDKVMEIVRKWWVIPEVKIVSQFYDHESYIDSVVARAQEFNLGDYDKIMFSYHGLPERHVDKVYDDTLCADHNCEHEVAEDAKFCYKATCYATTRLIAAKLGLSEDQYIVSFQSRLNQKWIQPFSDEVIRQWGKDGVKKVLAFSPAFVADCLETLIEIGDEYNELLIEHGGEHVQLVPSSNDHPRFIDCLEDLVRKRLPQ; from the coding sequence ATGACATCAAAAAAAACAGGCGTATTACTCATTCAGTTAGGAACGCCGGATAGTCCTGATCGTGGTGATGTAGCCCGCTACCTGCGTGAATTTCTGACTGATCCCCGCGTGATCGACATCCCGTTCATTACGCGTCAACTGTTGGTGAGAGGTATCATTGTTCCTTTTCGCGCACCTAAATCAGCTAAGATTTACAAAGAACTGTGGGCATTGGGTAATGGCGTTTCGCCGTTGATGACCTATTCCGAAGCGGTAAAAAAACTGGTACAGGAACGTTTTGATGCCAACGAAGATGTCACAGTTGAGTTGGCAATGCGTTACCAGAATCCATCAATGGATAGTGTACTGGAACGCATGCGAAAAGCTCATTATGACCAGTTGATTATTATTCCTTTATTTCCGCAGTATGCCAGTGCTTCAACCGGCTCTGCGATCGATAAGGTAATGGAAATCGTTCGCAAATGGTGGGTAATTCCGGAAGTGAAGATCGTGAGTCAGTTTTACGACCATGAAAGTTATATCGACTCCGTTGTTGCCCGTGCTCAGGAATTTAACCTCGGTGATTACGATAAAATCATGTTTTCTTACCATGGTTTGCCTGAACGTCATGTAGATAAAGTGTACGACGATACACTCTGCGCTGATCACAATTGTGAACATGAAGTTGCCGAAGACGCTAAGTTTTGTTACAAAGCAACCTGTTATGCCACTACCCGATTGATCGCAGCCAAACTCGGTTTGTCAGAGGATCAGTATATCGTTAGTTTCCAATCGCGTCTGAACCAAAAATGGATTCAACCGTTTTCAGATGAAGTAATTCGTCAATGGGGAAAAGACGGCGTGAAAAAAGTATTGGCGTTTAGTCCTGCTTTTGTGGCCGATTGTCTGGAAACACTTATCGAGATCGGTGATGAATACAACGAACTGCTCATCGAACATGGTGGTGAACACGTGCAGCTGGTTCCAAGCTCAAATGATCACCCACGGTTTATCGATTGCCTTGAAGATCTTGTGCGGAAGCGTTTACCACAGTAG